A genomic segment from Branchiostoma floridae strain S238N-H82 chromosome 7, Bfl_VNyyK, whole genome shotgun sequence encodes:
- the LOC118419829 gene encoding uncharacterized protein LOC118419829 isoform X2, whose protein sequence is MAKLKEENSILREKNSDLSRMNDQLRLELNKRTPQKYGRYTVATLEAKVAQYEKENAQLQRALERSDKYTEELETQLENCKKHHNLQNEQRISRERSKTKTPELDGEEKRPTERKWNQEKHDHSKEHHVSVSSSEKTCLPDPKLSPISQTLQFMRNPPGGSNELVPSWLRTDQNWPGAESEQPKASGNQPDGGDSFILEQPSPLTPATHLSHLSIKQKSEGLSQYGTDTHTYNRRGEEGHSYNHSNRSLNNSAVNQNGGNYVSNDRSARFSSPTGQSEGSVTSSGKARRKLNLGNDGDKVRKSLFPSREANEKELTHRRYTSQEVRDASTSSNNGSWTDKASTSASNSWRQNRSESDGKKTDLDLYDMSLDAREKSGHLANRSHSLPSEQMPKNYSSLVEKGREASILPGPSSKPHAATSLDVRDSTVRDGRTSQWQTGNPEGLDEEDREVASTTANQSLLDLDITLTPNMKDVYLMMKQAERRVGERREAVVEPSVPLHSSRDARVKSKHLNVPVPQETSRQKTDADLESKPKMPRSNSAPAFESTDFRNVGRSENISENLDVKSARRNASQSSLSRQGNSACGSTRNGVEDSDRRFEEGDERYTKDKVARNRGWDAEHAVRHTKANANSHPWAFRDSSSSFSTVQDDHTFSRGKLTQEQSRVPEIKKPMHPTMFECFGEGSSSGDRDSTDSDIGRYQYRGLLDRESEGESYKKRKARESYSASPTKSPKWK, encoded by the exons GAAAACTCCATTCTACGAGAGAAGAACTCAGACCTGAGCAGAATGAATGACCAGCTACGGTTGGAATTGAACAAGAGAACCCCACAAAA GTATGGCAGGTACACCGTTGCAACACTGGAAGCCAAGGTTGCTCAGTACGAAAAGGAAAATGCACAGTTACAGAGAGCTCTGGAAAGGAGTGACAAGTACACAGAGGAGTTGGAAACTCAGCTGGAGAACTGCAAGAAACACCACAACTTACAGAATGAGCAAAG AATATCCAGAGAGAGATCAAAGACCAAAACTCCCGAGTTGGATGGTGAAGAAAAACGTCcaacagaaagaaaatggaaCCAGGAGAAGCATGACCACTCCAAGGAACACCACGTCTCTGTCTCCTCCAGCGAAAAAACCTGCCTCCCTGACCCCAAGCTCAGCCCCATCTCCCAAACCCTGCAATTTATGAGGAATCCACCAGGGGGCAGTAATGAGCTGGTGCCCAGCTGGCTTCGTACGGATCAGAATTGGCCAGGGGCTGAATCTGAACAACCCAAAGCCAGCGGAAACCAGCCGGACGGCGGGGATAGCTTTATCTTAGAACAACCAAGCCCACTGACCCCAGCAACCCACTTGAGCCACCTTTCCATTAAGCAAAAGTCTGAAGGCCTTTCTCAGTACGGAACGGATACACACACTTATAACAGGAGAGGAGAAGAAGGCCATAGTTACAATCACTCCAACAGATCTTTGAACAACTCTGCGGTGAATCAAAATGGAGGAAACTACGTAAGCAACGACAGGTCGGCAAGATTTTCATCGCCTACCGGACAGTCAGAAGGGTCTGTCACAAGCAGTGGGAAGGCAAGACGCAAGTTGAACCTGGGAAATGATGGAGACAAAGTGCGGAAGTCGCTGTTTCCTTCAAGAGAAGCAAACGAGAAAGAACTGACACACAGAAGGTACACCTCTCAAGAAGTTAGGGACGCTTCGACCTCCTCAAATAATGGTAGCTGGACAGACAAAGCTTCTACTTCTGCTTCTAACAGTTGGAGACAGAACAGAAGTGAGAGCGATGGAAAGAAAACGGACCTGGATTTGTATGACATGTCCCTAGACGCTAGAGAGAAATCTGGACATCTTGCAAACAGATCTCACAGTCTTCCTTCTGAACAGATGCCAAAGAACTACAGCAGCTTGGTTGAGAAGGGTAGGGAAGCTAGCATACTGCCTGGCCCTAGTAGTAAACCACATGCCGCTACCAGTTTGGATGTTCGGGATAGCACTGTGAGAGATGGGAGGACCTCCCAATGGCAGACTGGTAATCCGGAGGGATTGGATGAGGAAGACAGGGAGGTCGCCTCCACAACAGCCAACCAGTCCCTGCTTGACCTTGACATAACCTTGACCCCAAACATGAAGGACGTTTATTTGATGATGAAACAAGCCGAGAGGAGAGTAGGGGAGAGAAGAGAGGCGGTTGTAGAGCCGTCCGTTCCGCTGCACTCTTCACGTGATGCTCGCGTAAAATCAAAGCACCTCAATGTTCCCGTGCCGCAAGAAACTTCTAGGCAGAAGACTGACGCAGATCTTGAATCGAAACCGAAGATGCCTCGGTCAAATTCAGCTCCGGCTTTTGAAAGCACAGACTTTCGTAACGTCGGCAGAAGTGAAAATATTTCTGAGAACCTGGATGTCAAGAGTGCAAGAAGAAATGCATCTCAGTCCAGTTTGTCAAGGCAAGGCAATAGTGCTTGTGGTAGTACAAGAAACGGTGTTGAAGACTCTGACAGAAGGTTTGAAGAAGGGGACGAAAGGTACACAAAAGACAAAGTGGCCAGGAATAGAGGTTGGGATGCAGAGCATGCTGTAAGGCACACAAAGGCCAATGCCAACTCGCATCCTTGGGCCTTCAGGGATTCTTCAAGTAGTTTCAGTACTGTCCAAGATGACCATACCTTCTCAAGAGGTAAGCTGACTCAAGAACAATCTCGAGTACCTGAAATCAAGAAACCCATGCATCCCACCATGTTTGAATGCTTTGGAGAGGGCTCAAGCAGTGGAGATAGGGATAGTACAGACTCTGACATAGGAAGGTATCAGTACAGGGGGCTTCTGGATAGAGAGAGCGAGGGAGAGAGCTACAAGAAGAGAAAGGCGAGAGAGTCGTACTCGGCAAGTCCGACCAAGTCTCCCAAGTGGAAGTGA